From Agromyces sp. SYSU T00194, a single genomic window includes:
- a CDS encoding cystathionine gamma-synthase has product MTTPENGHAPHDISELGFATRAVHAGQAFDPTTGAVIPPVHLTTTYVQDGIGGLRGGYEYSRGGNPTRTALETQLAALEGGTHGLSFASGLAAEDALLRAVLAPGDHVVIGNDVYGGTHRLINRIHGAWGIRHSTIDTSDLDAVRAAIEPATKVLWIETPSNPLMKISDVAALAAIGHEAGALVVVDNTFASPALQQPLALGADVVVYSTTKYLGGHSDVVGGALITSDDELEAKVRFIQFAAGAVSAPFDAFLTSRGIKTLALRMRQHSATAQQIAETVLGHPALTRVLYPGLPSHPGHALAASQMSGFGGMLTLDFAGGAAAARSFAESTTLFQLAESLGGVESLVNYPSEMTHASVKGTPAEVPESIVRLSVGVEETADLVADVVGALDRL; this is encoded by the coding sequence ATGACTACTCCTGAAAACGGACACGCACCCCACGACATCAGCGAGCTCGGCTTCGCCACGCGCGCCGTGCACGCCGGCCAGGCCTTCGACCCCACGACCGGCGCGGTGATCCCGCCCGTGCACCTGACCACCACCTACGTGCAGGACGGCATCGGTGGCCTCCGCGGCGGCTACGAGTACTCGCGCGGCGGCAACCCGACGCGCACCGCGCTCGAGACCCAGCTCGCGGCCCTCGAGGGCGGCACGCACGGCCTGAGCTTCGCGTCCGGCCTCGCCGCGGAGGACGCCCTGCTGCGCGCCGTGCTCGCACCCGGCGACCACGTCGTGATCGGCAACGACGTCTACGGCGGCACGCACCGGCTCATCAACCGCATCCACGGCGCCTGGGGCATCCGCCACTCGACCATCGACACCAGCGACCTCGACGCCGTGCGCGCCGCGATCGAGCCGGCCACCAAGGTGCTCTGGATCGAGACCCCGTCGAACCCGCTCATGAAGATCTCGGACGTCGCCGCGCTCGCCGCGATCGGCCACGAGGCCGGCGCGCTGGTCGTCGTCGACAACACGTTCGCCTCGCCCGCGCTGCAGCAGCCGCTCGCGCTCGGCGCCGACGTCGTCGTGTACTCGACCACCAAGTACCTCGGCGGCCACTCCGACGTCGTCGGCGGCGCGCTCATCACGAGCGACGACGAGCTCGAGGCGAAGGTGCGGTTCATCCAGTTCGCCGCCGGCGCGGTCTCCGCCCCGTTCGATGCATTCCTCACCAGCCGCGGCATCAAGACGCTGGCGCTGCGGATGCGGCAGCACTCCGCGACCGCCCAGCAGATCGCCGAGACCGTGCTCGGCCACCCAGCGCTCACGCGCGTGCTCTACCCGGGCCTGCCGTCGCACCCGGGCCACGCGCTCGCCGCGTCGCAGATGTCGGGCTTCGGCGGCATGCTGACGCTCGACTTCGCGGGCGGGGCCGCCGCGGCGCGGTCGTTCGCCGAGTCGACCACCCTGTTCCAGCTGGCCGAGTCGCTCGGCGGCGTGGAGTCGCTCGTGAACTACCCGTCGGAGATGACCCACGCGTCGGTCAAGGGCACGCCCGCCGAGGTGCCCGAGTCCATCGTGCGGCTGTCGGTCGGCGTCGAGGAGACGGCCGACCTCGTCGCCGACGTCGTCGGCGCGCTCGATCGGCTGTAG
- a CDS encoding DUF3105 domain-containing protein → MSATPPGKKPTVKQQRAAQRAKKLEEYKRQQARAKRNRRLGIGAAIVGALAIAGVVVTSIVLAPQPANYSVGGSGAEVDGVETFDNTSLHVDGVVDYPQTPPAGGEHNPAWLNCGVYSEQVPSENAVHSMEHGAVWVTYDPSLADDELATLRSLLPSSYVILSPFEGLPSPIVLSGWNSQLQVESADDERIAQYLEEYWRSDLVPEPGALCTGGVDAPGRES, encoded by the coding sequence GTGAGTGCGACCCCGCCCGGCAAGAAGCCGACCGTCAAGCAGCAGCGCGCCGCCCAGCGGGCGAAGAAGCTCGAGGAGTACAAGCGCCAGCAGGCGCGCGCGAAGCGCAACCGGCGACTCGGCATCGGCGCCGCGATCGTGGGGGCGCTCGCGATCGCGGGCGTCGTCGTGACCTCGATCGTGCTCGCACCGCAGCCGGCGAACTACTCGGTCGGGGGCTCCGGCGCCGAGGTCGACGGCGTCGAGACCTTCGACAACACGTCGCTGCACGTCGACGGCGTCGTCGACTACCCGCAGACGCCGCCCGCCGGGGGCGAGCACAACCCCGCCTGGCTGAACTGCGGCGTCTACTCCGAGCAGGTGCCGAGCGAGAACGCCGTGCACTCGATGGAGCACGGCGCGGTCTGGGTCACCTACGACCCGTCGCTGGCCGACGACGAGCTCGCGACCCTCCGGTCGCTGCTGCCGTCGAGCTACGTCATCCTGTCGCCGTTCGAGGGGCTGCCCTCCCCCATCGTGCTGAGCGGCTGGAACTCGCAGCTGCAGGTCGAGTCCGCCGACGACGAGCGCATCGCGCAGTACCTCGAGGAGTACTGGCGCAGCGACCTCGTGCCCGAGCCGGGCGCGCTCTGCACCGGCGGCGTGGACGCCCCCGGTCGCGAGTCCTGA
- a CDS encoding cystathionine beta-synthase, whose translation MKYAETIVDLVGDTPLVKLQHVTDGIAATVLVKLEYFNPGGSSKDRIATRIIDAAEREGKLGPGGTIVEPTSGNTGVGLALVAQQRGYRCVFVLPDKVGEDKRNVLTAYGAEVVVTPTAVAPDSPESYYSVSDRLAREIPGAFKPNQYANPNGPRSHYETTGPEIWRDTDGGITHFVAGVGTGGTITGTGRYLREVSGDTVRIIGADPEGSVYSGGTGRPYLVEGVGEDFWPDAYDPSVPHEIIAVSDAEAFDMTRRLAREEGILVGGSSGMAVVAALKAAASAPPESVFVVLLPDGGRGYLGKIFNDKWLRAYGFSNAPAGHTVANVLAAKSGHTPDLVFSAPDDTIKEAIDRMNRTGVSQLLVLTAEPPVVLGEVAGAIHDDELLELVFSGRAKLTDKVSSVIGPALPLIGVNEPVATARHAFGEAPAMLVTDGGRVLGVITRSDLLTYLSA comes from the coding sequence ATGAAGTACGCAGAGACCATCGTCGACCTCGTCGGCGACACCCCGCTGGTGAAGCTCCAGCACGTCACCGACGGCATCGCCGCCACGGTGCTCGTGAAGCTGGAGTACTTCAACCCCGGCGGCTCGTCGAAGGACCGCATCGCGACCCGCATCATCGACGCGGCCGAGCGCGAGGGCAAGCTCGGCCCGGGCGGCACGATCGTCGAGCCCACGTCGGGCAACACGGGCGTGGGCCTGGCCCTGGTCGCCCAGCAGCGCGGCTACCGCTGCGTCTTCGTGCTGCCCGACAAGGTCGGCGAGGACAAGCGCAACGTGCTCACGGCGTACGGCGCGGAGGTGGTCGTGACCCCGACGGCGGTCGCGCCCGACAGCCCGGAGTCGTACTACTCGGTGAGCGATCGGCTCGCCCGCGAGATCCCCGGCGCGTTCAAGCCCAACCAGTACGCCAACCCGAACGGCCCGCGCTCGCACTACGAGACCACGGGCCCCGAGATCTGGCGCGACACCGACGGCGGCATCACCCACTTCGTCGCGGGCGTCGGCACCGGCGGCACGATCACCGGCACCGGGCGCTACCTGCGCGAGGTGTCGGGCGACACGGTGCGCATCATCGGCGCGGACCCCGAGGGATCGGTCTACTCGGGCGGCACCGGCCGGCCGTACCTGGTCGAGGGCGTCGGCGAGGACTTCTGGCCCGACGCGTACGACCCGTCGGTGCCGCACGAGATCATCGCGGTCTCCGACGCCGAGGCGTTCGACATGACCCGTCGGCTCGCGCGCGAGGAGGGCATCCTCGTCGGCGGGTCGAGCGGCATGGCGGTCGTGGCGGCGCTGAAGGCCGCGGCATCCGCCCCGCCCGAGTCGGTGTTCGTCGTGCTGCTGCCCGACGGCGGCCGCGGCTACCTCGGCAAGATCTTCAACGACAAGTGGCTGCGCGCGTACGGCTTCTCGAACGCGCCCGCCGGCCACACCGTCGCCAACGTGCTCGCCGCCAAGTCGGGACACACGCCCGACCTGGTGTTCTCGGCGCCGGACGACACGATCAAGGAGGCGATCGACCGGATGAACCGGACCGGCGTCTCGCAGCTGCTCGTGCTCACCGCCGAGCCGCCGGTCGTGCTCGGCGAGGTGGCCGGGGCGATCCACGACGACGAGCTGCTGGAGCTCGTCTTCTCGGGGCGCGCGAAGCTCACCGACAAGGTGTCGAGCGTGATCGGCCCGGCCCTGCCCCTGATCGGCGTGAACGAGCCGGTCGCCACCGCGCGGCACGCCTTCGGCGAGGCCCCCGCGATGCTCGTGACCGACGGCGGGCGCGTGCTCGGCGTGATCACGCGCTCCGACCTGCTGACCTACCTCAGCGCATGA
- a CDS encoding DUF305 domain-containing protein, with protein MAADAAGQAPDADPAPAGAVPGEPPAPARRGPAGRVGALLIGALAVIALVAVAFSLGRLSTLGQADPTTVSAEAGFARDMQVHHLQGVELAMIIRDGSDDPDIRRLGYDMATAQAQQAGQMYGWLEEWGLPQAGSEPQMTWMTRPALAGAGGEHADHDASAHTPGDPMPGLATYAQVEALRAAEGVEAERMFLTLMIRHHEGALEMSEALLARSTHPVVTSLAQAIIDSQSAEIALMTELLDARGGPVEV; from the coding sequence ATGGCGGCGGATGCCGCCGGGCAGGCTCCCGACGCCGACCCGGCGCCCGCCGGCGCGGTGCCCGGCGAGCCCCCGGCGCCCGCCCGACGCGGACCCGCCGGACGCGTCGGCGCCCTGCTCATCGGCGCGCTCGCGGTGATCGCCCTCGTGGCGGTCGCGTTCTCGCTCGGGCGCCTCTCGACGCTCGGACAGGCCGACCCGACGACGGTCAGCGCGGAGGCCGGGTTCGCCCGCGACATGCAGGTGCACCACCTGCAGGGCGTCGAACTCGCGATGATCATCCGCGACGGCAGCGACGATCCCGACATCCGTCGCCTGGGCTACGACATGGCGACCGCGCAGGCCCAGCAGGCCGGCCAGATGTACGGCTGGCTCGAGGAGTGGGGGCTGCCGCAGGCCGGCAGCGAGCCGCAGATGACCTGGATGACCCGGCCCGCGCTCGCGGGCGCCGGGGGCGAGCACGCCGACCACGACGCGAGCGCGCACACCCCGGGCGACCCGATGCCCGGGCTCGCGACCTACGCACAGGTCGAGGCGCTGCGCGCCGCCGAGGGCGTCGAGGCCGAGCGGATGTTCCTCACCCTGATGATCCGCCATCACGAGGGCGCGCTGGAGATGTCGGAGGCGCTGCTCGCGCGCTCGACCCACCCGGTCGTCACGAGCCTCGCGCAGGCGATCATCGACAGCCAGTCGGCCGAGATCGCGCTGATGACGGAGTTGCTCGACGCGCGCGGCGGCCCCGTCGAGGTCTGA
- a CDS encoding aquaporin gives MSDPRPEQPVASTPLEHTPSEAPAGPSTFATLAAEFFGTFVLVLGLISAALFASDFGVGDNGSSLGVGFVGVAFAVGLAIMAGAYTFGPISGGHFNPAVTLGLAAAGRFPWRDTGGYVVAQVLGGAAATSIIALIGSSQGGWFEAAREGGFASNGWDALSPGGFGIAGAIVVEIVFTALLVAVVIGVTHPSRGNPAFAGLVIGLTVTLIHLATIPIDNTSVNPARSIATAIYGGGDALAMLWAFIVFPIVGALLAGFTFRALFDGTRR, from the coding sequence ATGTCAGATCCACGACCCGAGCAGCCGGTCGCGTCCACGCCGCTCGAGCACACGCCGAGCGAGGCACCCGCCGGTCCGTCGACGTTCGCGACGCTCGCCGCCGAGTTCTTCGGCACGTTCGTGCTGGTGCTCGGCCTCATCAGCGCGGCGCTGTTCGCCTCGGACTTCGGCGTCGGCGACAACGGCAGCTCGCTCGGCGTCGGCTTCGTCGGCGTGGCGTTCGCGGTCGGGCTCGCCATCATGGCGGGTGCCTACACGTTCGGCCCGATCTCGGGCGGGCACTTCAACCCCGCCGTGACGCTCGGGCTGGCGGCAGCGGGCCGCTTCCCGTGGCGCGACACCGGCGGCTACGTCGTCGCGCAGGTGCTGGGCGGCGCGGCCGCGACGAGCATCATCGCCCTCATCGGCTCGTCGCAGGGCGGCTGGTTCGAGGCAGCCCGTGAGGGCGGGTTCGCGAGCAACGGCTGGGACGCGCTCTCGCCGGGCGGGTTCGGCATCGCCGGGGCGATCGTCGTCGAGATCGTGTTCACCGCCCTGCTCGTCGCGGTCGTGATCGGGGTCACCCACCCCAGCCGCGGCAATCCCGCGTTCGCGGGGCTCGTGATCGGCCTCACGGTCACGCTCATCCACCTCGCGACCATCCCGATCGACAACACGTCGGTGAACCCGGCCCGCTCGATCGCGACCGCGATCTACGGCGGCGGCGACGCGCTCGCGATGCTCTGGGCGTTCATCGTGTTCCCGATCGTGGGCGCACTGCTCGCGGGCTTCACCTTCCGGGCGCTCTTCGACGGCACCCGGCGCTAA